AAGCTGCCCTTCGAGCAACTCACCGCTCCAAGGCTCGCGGGGTGGCTCGAGCGCCTGACCACCCCGCTGTACCGCATGGCCGCACCCCGGAGGACGGCGTGAGGCTTGCCCACGTCAGCGCCACCTTTCCGCCCTACTGGGCCGGGACCGGCAACGTGGCCTACCACAATGCCCGCCTCCTGTACGAGCGGGGGCACGCGGTGACGGTGTTCACCGCGGGGGAGGGGGGCGACATGGGCTTCCCCTTCGAGGTCGTGCGGCTGCCCGAGTTGCTGCGGCTGGGTAACGCGCCCTTCACGCCCGCCCTCGTCGGCAAGCTCCGGGGCTTCGACCTCATCCACCTGCACTACCCCTACATCTTCGGCGCCGAGCTCAGTGCGCTGGCCGCGCGGCTTTACCGCACGCCGATGGTGCTGACCTACCACAACCGCCTCGAGGAGAGCCACCGCCTCAAGCGCGCGCTCTTCCAGGGCTACAACCTCGGCGTCGAGCCGCTGGTCTTGCGCACCGCCCGGCGGCTGCTGGCGGTGCGGCGTGAGCACCTCAGCACCCTCTACCCGCACCTAGGCTCCGACCCCCGTCTGCAGGAACTGCCCAACGGGGTGGACGCGGGCCTCTTCACGCCGGGGGACCGCCTCGAGGCCCGCCGCCGCTACGGGGTGAGCGACGACGCGCCGCTGGCCCTCTTCGTGGGCGCCCTCGACCAGGCCCACCGCTTCAAGAACGTAGACGGCTTGATCCGCGCCTTCGCGCGGGTGCCCCTGCCCGAGGCCCGGTTGTGGATCGTGGGCGATGGGGGGCTCAGGCCCGAACTCGAGGCCCTCGCCCGGCGGCTGGGCCTGGGGGAGCGGGTGCAGTTTTTGGGCAAGCACCCTCCCAGCGCCCTGCCGCCCCTCTTCCGCGCCGCCGACGTGAGCGTGCTGCCCTCGACGGGGGTGGAATCCTTCGGGCTGGTGTTGCTGGAGTCGATGGCCTGCGGCACGCCGGTGATCGCCGCCGCGCTACCGGGGGTGCGCACGCTGGTGGAGGAGGGCGTGGACGGCCACCTGGCCGCGGTGGGTGACGAGGCCGACCTGGCGCGGCTGCTCGAGCTGCGGCTGCGGGGTCGCGACCAGGCCGAAGCCATGGGCCGCAAAGCTCGCGAGAAGGTGCTGCGCGAGTACGACTGGGGCGTGATCGCCGGACGGCTGGAGGAAACCTACCGCTCGGTGCTGCGTGAGGCGGGAGCCCGCAGCGCCGCCTTGTGAGTATGGAACTGGACCTTCGTGTCGAAGCGCTCCCCGGCTTCCCCGACCTCGACGGCGCGCACGAGCTGGCCTGGGGTTACCTGCTCGACCGGGTCTTCTCCGACGCCTACCACAGCGGGGTGGGCTCCTTGAGCCTTGTGCTGCCGCACCCCGCCCTGGAGGAGTGGGCCCGCTGGCGGGCCGAACAGACCCCGGCCAAAGGCGGGCGCAGCGGCTTCGCCGCGCTGGACGGCTCGAGGCCCCAGAGCGCCGAGCGGATATATGCCC
The window above is part of the Calidithermus timidus DSM 17022 genome. Proteins encoded here:
- a CDS encoding glycosyltransferase family 4 protein, encoding MRLAHVSATFPPYWAGTGNVAYHNARLLYERGHAVTVFTAGEGGDMGFPFEVVRLPELLRLGNAPFTPALVGKLRGFDLIHLHYPYIFGAELSALAARLYRTPMVLTYHNRLEESHRLKRALFQGYNLGVEPLVLRTARRLLAVRREHLSTLYPHLGSDPRLQELPNGVDAGLFTPGDRLEARRRYGVSDDAPLALFVGALDQAHRFKNVDGLIRAFARVPLPEARLWIVGDGGLRPELEALARRLGLGERVQFLGKHPPSALPPLFRAADVSVLPSTGVESFGLVLLESMACGTPVIAAALPGVRTLVEEGVDGHLAAVGDEADLARLLELRLRGRDQAEAMGRKAREKVLREYDWGVIAGRLEETYRSVLREAGARSAAL